Below is a window of Enterobacter kobei DNA.
AATATTGAATCGTCTCAGGCCAGAGATTTCAGTATTGGTATGGCAGTCGGTTCAACTGATAACTCATCAAGTTCCGATAATTTAGCAGTTAATGAAGTTGACGGTGTCATAACTGTTAATAATGCTGGCGTAGGTATGTATGCTGAGGAGATCGGTAATACCATTATTAATAAAGGCATCATTAATCTCAATAAAAATGAAAATTATACAGGCAACGAGCCGCTGGTCGGTATGGCCGTGTATAGCGGCGGCATAGCTATCAACGATACTACTGGCGTAATCAATATCAATGCTGAAAACGGCAAAGCATTCTATTCCAGCGGGAGTTCTAATAACCGCATTATCAACCGTGGAAAAATTGTTATCGGTGATGGGGTGCCAGCAGAGGCTGATAACAGCGGTGCAGTGGCAATGCCGGAATTTGCTGACGGCACGATCCTGAAGGACATCACCACGCTCGATAAAAATACCGCCATACTTGCTGACAGCACGGTCAGCAATGCCGGCACGATTGAGGGAACCGCAAGGCTGATTGTTGATGGCATCCTTGCTAACCAGACCGCTGGAGTTATTAATGCACCTGTCAGCGTTATGGGAACATTTAATAACAGCGGTACTGTAAATAGTCCTATTGTAGTGGATGACGCCGGTAAAGTTGTTAACAACGGCACTATGAATGGTGGCGCGGTAATGTGGGACTCGGCCCGTATCACTAGCAGCGGCACGTTCACGCTCGGCAAAGCCACAGACGCCAGGGATGCCGGCAGATTGGATCTGAAAAATAACAGCGTGTTCGAAAACGCGGCTGGCGGCGTGGTGACGGGCGACAATAATAAAAACGCCATTCATCTGAATAACAACAGCACCCTGAAGAACGACAAGGGGGCCACCATGAACTTTACCGCCAGCAGTACTGCCGCGACGGTGAATATCTGGGGCGGAACGGCTGACTTTATTAATGACGGTATCGTCAACGCCACAGGGGTGGGCGTGGTGATTTCACAAGAGTATGCCGGTGCAGATAAAGCCACATTCTGGAACCAGGATGACGGGGTAGTAAATTTCACTGCCACGACATCCGGGCAGAGTGCGGTGACGTTCGCTAACAGCAACTATGCCGCTATCAATGATGGCACCATGAATATCAGCGGTAACGGTGCCATCGGCATGAAGGGCAGCCAGAACGCGCAGCTGGTGAACAACGGCACCATTAACCTGGGTAGCGCAGGCACCACGGAAAGCGGCATGGTCGCCATGCAACTGGACGCAAAAGCGACAGCCGACGCGGTGATCGAAAACAACGGCGCCATTAACATCTATGCGAAGGGCTCTTACGCCTTCAGCAAGCTGGGAGCGAATGGTCGTATTGTCAACAACGGCACGGTAACCCTGGCCGGGGAAGGCAGTGGATTAATCCAGCAGCCGGATGTGGCGCTGGAAGGTAAAGGTACCGGTGGTAACGGCACGGAAACCCATGCTGCCACTTATACCCTGCCGACCGATCCGACTGCTGCACCGAAGAGCACCGGCCTGCGCAGCAGCATCAGCCAGTACACTATCGGCACCAGCGCCAGTGGCAGTGCGGGTACACTGACGGCGAGCCATGTTGATATTCAGGACGTGAACGTCGACACCGGCTTTACGGCGGGCACGGCGGCCACAAGCCAGACTTTCAACGACGTGTTTGTCGGGGAAGACATTCAGGGCGAGCAGAACATCACCTCCGCCAGCGTGGTGTGGACAGCGGAAGGCCAGAAAGACGCGAACGGTAACGTCGACGTCACCATGACCAAAAACGCCTATGCAGACGTGGCGGGTGATGCGGGCGTGAACAGCGTGGCGAATGCGCTGGACGCGGCCTATACCAGTAACGCGCTGTATACCAGCCTGAACCTGAAAACCAGCGCCGAACTGAGCAGCGCCCTGAAGCAGATTTCCGGCAGCAAGGCGACCGGCGTGTCCCGCGATGCACGCATTCTGAGCAACCGCTTCGACATGCTGGCAGACACGGCTCCGGTGATGAACAACGGTCTGGCGTTTAACGTGGTGGCAAAAGGCGACCAGCGTGCTGAACTGAGTAATGACACCACGTACGACATGCTGGCGCTGCGTCAGAGCCTGGCGTTCGGTGGCAACCAGACGCTGAGCATGGAATACGGAATCGCCCGCCTGGACGGTAACGGTAACGCCATGAGCGCCGGTGATAACGGTGTGACCGGCGGTTACAGCCAGTTCTTTGGTCTGAAGCACAGCCTGCCGCTGTCGGAAGACGGTCTGAGCTGGGATAACGCCCTGCGTTATGACGTGCATAACTTCGACAGCAACCGTGCGGTCCGTTACGGCGACGTGAACAAAACGGCGAATGCCGACACCCGCCAGCAGTACCTGGAGTTCCGTACCGAAGGGTCAAAAGCCTTTAAGGTGCAGGAAGGCCTGACGGTAACGCCGTTTGCCGGTCTGAAAATGCGTCACACCCTGGAAGACGGCTACCGCGAGAAAGGCGCGGGCGACTTCAACCTGAACATGAGCAGCAGCAGCGAAACGGCGGTGGATGCCGTGGTGGGTCTGAAGCTGAACTATGCGGGTGAAGACGGCTGGGCAGCGACGGCCTCGCTGGAAGGCGGCCCGAACCTGAGCTATGCGAAGAGTAACCGTACGGCGTCGCTGGCCGGTGTCAGAGGCCAGACGTTCAGCGTGGAAGACGACCAGCAGGGCGGCGGCGTGAACGGCCAGGCGATGGCGGGCGTGAAGTACAGCGCCGGTGACGCGCAGTTCACGGCGGATGCGTACCAGTGGCAGGAAGACGGCGTGAAGGATAAAGGCTTCATGGTGAACTACAAATATACGTTCTGATGACGGTCTGCCGGGTGGCGGCTACGCCTTACCCGGCCTGCAGACTGATTCAGTAGGCCCGGCAAGCGAAGCGCCGCCGGGCAAAAACCAGCTCATCAAACCTAAACACCCCGCCCTGGCGGGGTGTCTTTTTTTAAACGAACAACCACGTATAATGTCCGGGTTTTGGCAAACAGATGAGAACATTCGTGGCAATAACAGATGAAGCGTTGTGGCAGCTCAAACAGCAACTGGCGTTCCCGCTGCCGGACCAGCCTGGTCTGCGCCGTCTGTCGGTTCCGGTTGCGCCCGATGAGGCCCGCGATCCCCTCGCCTGGCTTGCCGCTCAGCCCCATTTTCCGCAGTTTTACTGGCAGCAGCGTGGCAATGAAGACGAGGCCGCCGCGCTCGGCGCGCTACGACGCTTTCCCTCGCTGGCCGACGCCCAAACATTTTTACGGCACAGCGGCGATCCGCAGTTGCGCATATGGGGGTTGAACGCCTTCGATCCGCAGCATGGCGATCTGTTCCTGCCGCGCCTCGAATGGCGTCGTGAGGGCGCGCAGGCCTGGCTTTGTCTCACGCTGTGGAGTGACACCTCCCTGCGTGACGATGCGCGTCATGCTGCTACCTTCCTCGACCAGCTCCATCCCGCCACCTCCTTATCCCCTTTGACGCTGGAA
It encodes the following:
- a CDS encoding autotransporter outer membrane beta-barrel domain-containing protein; this translates as MEDNWGWVAGGAAAIAAVAVAANNDNHDHGSNNGDNGNGGDNGDNGDNGDNGDNGDNGDNGDNGDNGDNGDNGDGGDDGDNGDDGDNGDDAITLNGGTGTGQDDVGAKVDVNDREIIISGTSTGTDNGTGTALNGDKNTINNQGGITATTGGTDIAVTGNENSITNTGATSVTDGGTGMHISGNSNTLNQAGKMTVGDLGIGVNVTGDANTLNLTSDELNITGQQATGVNIAGNANTVTLSGNMVVDKNQKSPLAKEKFYTPSTGINVAGDNNTVMLDGHLQVIADTEYAGDENYDGFKGSQENISGVIVSGDNNRVDIKHGIEFTGEVDSLGDSDIANQRKGFGDTPLVSVEGASSIYLHGESTVTGSFKVAVNGLLQASDGGYIEIVDGAQFNMTNAQTSSFVSTNRPNDYAALLTAQTEASIVNNGTVSINDSHFGKASGEGSRVINNGSLNIKRTIVSYGSPFSLNGLIATEGGEVINRGTITGTVTQESILNGIATLGYQDRATAINEVMSVQGMAAVYGGSAENAHDAEINVFGRGGVGMQANYGSAISNHGVITTDGLWIAADDSSELAKNIESSQARDFSIGMAVGSTDNSSSSDNLAVNEVDGVITVNNAGVGMYAEEIGNTIINKGIINLNKNENYTGNEPLVGMAVYSGGIAINDTTGVININAENGKAFYSSGSSNNRIINRGKIVIGDGVPAEADNSGAVAMPEFADGTILKDITTLDKNTAILADSTVSNAGTIEGTARLIVDGILANQTAGVINAPVSVMGTFNNSGTVNSPIVVDDAGKVVNNGTMNGGAVMWDSARITSSGTFTLGKATDARDAGRLDLKNNSVFENAAGGVVTGDNNKNAIHLNNNSTLKNDKGATMNFTASSTAATVNIWGGTADFINDGIVNATGVGVVISQEYAGADKATFWNQDDGVVNFTATTSGQSAVTFANSNYAAINDGTMNISGNGAIGMKGSQNAQLVNNGTINLGSAGTTESGMVAMQLDAKATADAVIENNGAINIYAKGSYAFSKLGANGRIVNNGTVTLAGEGSGLIQQPDVALEGKGTGGNGTETHAATYTLPTDPTAAPKSTGLRSSISQYTIGTSASGSAGTLTASHVDIQDVNVDTGFTAGTAATSQTFNDVFVGEDIQGEQNITSASVVWTAEGQKDANGNVDVTMTKNAYADVAGDAGVNSVANALDAAYTSNALYTSLNLKTSAELSSALKQISGSKATGVSRDARILSNRFDMLADTAPVMNNGLAFNVVAKGDQRAELSNDTTYDMLALRQSLAFGGNQTLSMEYGIARLDGNGNAMSAGDNGVTGGYSQFFGLKHSLPLSEDGLSWDNALRYDVHNFDSNRAVRYGDVNKTANADTRQQYLEFRTEGSKAFKVQEGLTVTPFAGLKMRHTLEDGYREKGAGDFNLNMSSSSETAVDAVVGLKLNYAGEDGWAATASLEGGPNLSYAKSNRTASLAGVRGQTFSVEDDQQGGGVNGQAMAGVKYSAGDAQFTADAYQWQEDGVKDKGFMVNYKYTF